CGCGGACTCGCCGGGATTGAGGATCGGCGTCCCGCTGTCCACTCCGAAGACGCCGACGTTGGTGATCGTGATGGTGCCGCGTTGCATGTCCGCGGGAGCGGTCTTGCCCTCACGGGCAGTCGCCACGAGGCCGTCGAGCGCCGCGGCGAGCTGCGGCAGTGAGAGCGCCCCGGCGTCCTTGATGTTCGGGACGATCAAGCCTCGTGGCGTCGCTGCCGCGATCCCGAGGTTGACGTAGTCCTTGACCACGATCTCCTGCGCGGCCTCGTCCCAGCTGCTGTTGATCATCGGGTGCCGTCCGATCGCGATGATCAGCGCGCGGGCGACCAGCAGCAGCGGCGACACCTTGGTGCCGGTGAACTGCGGATGGTCGCGCAGCCGGCGTGCCAGCTCCATCGTCTCGCTCACGTCGACGGTGAGCCACTCCGTCACGTGCGGTGCGGTGAAGGCGCTCGACACCATTGCGGCGGCGGTCGCCTTGCGCACGCCCTTGATCGGGATCCGCTGCTCGCGGGTGGCCGGGTCGAAGTCAGGCCGCGGCGCCAGCGCGGTCGCACCGCGCGTCGGTGCCGGGGCACCCGCTGCGGCCTGTACGTCGTCGCGGGTGATCGAGCCGTTCGGGCCGCTGCCACCGATGCCGCGCAGGTCGACGCCGAGGTCACGCGCCAGCTTGCGTACCGGCGGCTTGGCCAGCACGTGGACCTGTGCCAGGCCGGCCGCGACCGGCGCCGGAGCCGGCGCGGCCACGGCTGGGACAGCGCCGGCCGCTGGGGCCGGCTTGCGCGGGCGACGCGCCAGATTGCCGGACTTCGGTCCGCTGCCGACCAGCACCTGGATCTTTTCTTCGCCGCCCGCCTTCGGCGCGTTCGGCACCAAGTCGCCGCCCTGGATGACGGGAGCCGCTTGGGTGGCCGCGGCGTCCCCGCCGCCGACCTCGAAGCTGATCAGCGGCAGCCCCACGTCGACGGTGTCGCCCTGCGGGTGATGCAGCCTCGTGACGACCCCGGCGTACGGCGAGGGGATCTCGACCGCCGCCTTCGCGGTCTCCACTTCGACGATCGGCTGGTTCAGCGTCACGGTGTCGCCTTCGGCGACCAGCCAGTTGAGGATCTCCGCCTCGGTCAGCCCCTCACCGAGGTCGGGCAGCAGGAACGTCTCGAGTGCCATCAGAAGCCCGCCGTCCGGTCGACGGCGTCGAGGATCCGATCCAGGTCCGGCAGGTAGTCCTCCTCCATCCGGGAGGCCGGGTACGGCGTGGAGTAGCCGCCGACCCGCAGCACCGGCGCCTCGAGGGAGTAGAAGCAGCGCTCGGTGACGCGCGCTGCGATCTCGGCGGCGAGCGAGGCGAACACCGGCGCTTCCGCGACGACGATCGCTCGGCCGGTCTTGCGCACTGAGGCGTAGACGGTCTCCCAGTCGATCGGCGAGAGCGCGCGCAGGTCGACCACTTCGAGCTCATGGCCTTCGGAGGCGGCGGCCGCCGAAGCCTCGAGGCAGGTCCGCACGCTGGGTCCGTAGGTGATGAGCGTGGCGTGGGACCCGGCGCGCGCGACGCGTGCCGACCACAGCGGATCGGGCGCGCGGTCGGTGTCGACCTCGGCCTTGTCCCAGTAGCGGCGCTTGGGCTCGAAGAAGACGACGGGGTCGTCACAGGCGACCGTCTGCTGGATCATCCAGTAGGCATCCGCCGGGTTGGAACACGTCACGACCTTCAGCCCGGCGGTGTGGGCGAAGTAGGCCTCGGGTGACTCGCTGTGGTGCTCGACCGCACCGATCCCGCCGCCGTACGGGATTCGGATCGTGATCGGCAGCTTCACGTTGCCCGACGACCGGTAGTGCATCTTCGCGACCTGGGTGACGATCTGGTCGAAGGCCGGGAACACGAACCCGTCGAACTGGATCTCGCACACCGGCCGGAAGCCGCGAATGCACAGCCCGATCGCGGTGCCGATGATGCCGGACTCGGCCAGCGGCGTGTCGATCACCCGTTCCTCGCCGAAGTCCTTCGCCAGGCCGTCCGTCACCCGGAACACCCCGCCGAGCGCGCCGACGTCCTCGCCCATGACGAGGACCTTGGAGTCGGCTTCCATCGCCTTGCGCAGCCCTTCGTTGAGGGCTTTGGCGAGGGTGAGGGTCGCGGTCATCAGCGGGCCACCGTCTCGGGCGCGACGTCGGAGTCGAACGACGCGAGGTAGGCGGCCATCTCCTCGCGCTCCTCGTCGAGCAACGCCGACCCGTCGGCGTACACGTGGTCGAACAACGACAGCGGCTGCGGATCGGGCAGCGCGAGACAGCCCGCGCGGATGTGCGCGGCGAGGGCGTCGGCGGCCTGGTCGACTTCCTCGAAGAACGTCGCGTCGGCGGCGCCGGAGCGGGACAGGTAGGCCTTCACCCGCTCGACCGGGTCCTTCAGCTTCCAGATCTCGAGGTCGGCCGCAAGCCGATAGCGAGTCGGGTCGTCGGAGGTGGTGTGCGCGCCCATCCGGTAGGTGTAGGCCTCGATCAGCGTGGGACCGCTGCCCTCCCGTGCCCGGGCGAGTGCGGCGCGGGTGACCGCGAGGACGGCGAGGACGTCGTTTCCGTCGACCCGCACCCCGGGGAACCCGAACCCTTCCGCGCGGTGATACAGCGGGATGCGGGTCTGCCGGGCCACCGGCTCGGAGATCGCCCACTGGTTGTTCTGACAGAAGAACACGACGGGTGCGTTGTAAGACGCCGCCCAGACGAACGCCTCGTTGACGTCGCCTTGGCTCGAGGCGCCGTCGCCGAAGAAAGCCATGGCCGCCGCGTCGCCACCGTCGCGCTGGATGCCCATCGCGTAGCCGGTCGCGTGCAGCGTCTGCGAGCCGATGACGATCGTGTAGAGCGCGAAGCCGTTGGCCTGCGGGTCCCAGCCGCCCTGGCTGACGCCGCGGAACAACCCGAGCAGAGTCACCGGGTCGACGCCCTTGCAGTACGCGACGCCGTGCTCTCGGTAGGTCGGGAAGGCGAAGTCGCGATCGGTCAGTGCGCGACCGGCGCCCACCTGCGCCGCTTCCTGGCCGAGCAGGCTGGCCCACAGGCCGAGCTGGCCCTGTCGCTGCAGCGCGGTCGCCTCGACGTCGATGCGCCGGACCAGGACCAGGTCGCGGTAGAGGCCCTTGATCTCCTCGTCGGAGACGTCGAGGGCGTAGTCGGGATGCTCGACGCGCTGACCCTCAGGGGTCAGCAGCTGTACGAACTCTGGGCCTTCTGATGGCTGCGGTAGCAGCGCTTCTGTCACGTGCACTCCTTGTGGGAATCCGGCTTCATCGTGACACGCATCACACGTGATGACTATGTGGGCATCCCACACCCGCGGCCCTCCGGCGGGTGCCGAAGTCACCAACGGTGACGCGACGCGCCGTACGCCTTACGCTTCCGCCGTGGACGCCTGGGTGATCTGGGCGATCGTCGCGGTGGCGCTGGCGATCGCCGAGGTGCTCACGCTCACCTTCGTCCTTGCCATGACCTCGGTGGGTGCGCTCGCCGCCGCGATCGCCGCGGCGGCCGGTGTCCCCGCCATCGGGCAGTGGATCATCTTCGGTGCGACTGCGGTCGTTCTGCTCGTGGCGGTGCTGCCGATCGCGAGGCGACACCTGCGTACGCCGCCGGCGATCCGCAGCGGCGCGGCTCGCATCGTCGGCACCCGGGTGATGTCGATCAGCCCGATCACCACCGCCGAGGGCGGACGGGTGCGGATCAACGGAGAGGCTTGGAGCGCTCGGCCGGACATCGACGGCTACGTCATCCCGGCCGGCCAGTGGGTCAACGTGGTCAAGATCGACGGTGCTACCGCGATCGTGCATCCGACCACCGAACCGATCGCTTAGGGGGACAGGAATGAACGCTGGCGCAGTCGTCGGCATCGTCGTCGCGGTACTGCTCATCATCGTTGTGGCGCGCTCGGTGCGGATCGTCCCGCAGGCGCGGGCCGGCGTGATCGAGCGACTCGGGCGCTACAACCGCACGGTCAACGCGGGCGTAGCGCTCGTCGTACCGTTCATCGACCGGCTCCGGCCGCTGATCGACCTGCGTGAGCAGGTGGTCAGCTTCCCGCCGCAGCCGGTGATCACCTCCGACAACCTCGTCGTCAACATCGACACGGTCATCTACTTCACGGTCACCGACCCTCGCGCCGCGACGTACGAGATCGCCAACTTCCTGCAGGCGATCGAGCAGCTGACCGTGACCACGTTGCGCAACGTGATCGGCGGCATGGACCTTGAAGGGACGCTGACCAGCCGCGACCAGATCAACGGCCAGCTGCGCGGCGTGCTCGACGAGGCGACCGGCCAGTGGGGCATCCGGGTCAA
This window of the Mycobacteriales bacterium genome carries:
- a CDS encoding dihydrolipoamide acetyltransferase family protein, with protein sequence MALETFLLPDLGEGLTEAEILNWLVAEGDTVTLNQPIVEVETAKAAVEIPSPYAGVVTRLHHPQGDTVDVGLPLISFEVGGGDAAATQAAPVIQGGDLVPNAPKAGGEEKIQVLVGSGPKSGNLARRPRKPAPAAGAVPAVAAPAPAPVAAGLAQVHVLAKPPVRKLARDLGVDLRGIGGSGPNGSITRDDVQAAAGAPAPTRGATALAPRPDFDPATREQRIPIKGVRKATAAAMVSSAFTAPHVTEWLTVDVSETMELARRLRDHPQFTGTKVSPLLLVARALIIAIGRHPMINSSWDEAAQEIVVKDYVNLGIAAATPRGLIVPNIKDAGALSLPQLAAALDGLVATAREGKTAPADMQRGTITITNVGVFGVDSGTPILNPGESAILCFGAVRDQPWVHEGQLAIRKVTTLALSFDHRIVDGQLGSEFLADVTGMLVDPWRMVDFG
- a CDS encoding alpha-ketoacid dehydrogenase subunit beta, translating into MTATLTLAKALNEGLRKAMEADSKVLVMGEDVGALGGVFRVTDGLAKDFGEERVIDTPLAESGIIGTAIGLCIRGFRPVCEIQFDGFVFPAFDQIVTQVAKMHYRSSGNVKLPITIRIPYGGGIGAVEHHSESPEAYFAHTAGLKVVTCSNPADAYWMIQQTVACDDPVVFFEPKRRYWDKAEVDTDRAPDPLWSARVARAGSHATLITYGPSVRTCLEASAAAASEGHELEVVDLRALSPIDWETVYASVRKTGRAIVVAEAPVFASLAAEIAARVTERCFYSLEAPVLRVGGYSTPYPASRMEEDYLPDLDRILDAVDRTAGF
- the pdhA gene encoding pyruvate dehydrogenase (acetyl-transferring) E1 component subunit alpha; translated protein: MTEALLPQPSEGPEFVQLLTPEGQRVEHPDYALDVSDEEIKGLYRDLVLVRRIDVEATALQRQGQLGLWASLLGQEAAQVGAGRALTDRDFAFPTYREHGVAYCKGVDPVTLLGLFRGVSQGGWDPQANGFALYTIVIGSQTLHATGYAMGIQRDGGDAAAMAFFGDGASSQGDVNEAFVWAASYNAPVVFFCQNNQWAISEPVARQTRIPLYHRAEGFGFPGVRVDGNDVLAVLAVTRAALARAREGSGPTLIEAYTYRMGAHTTSDDPTRYRLAADLEIWKLKDPVERVKAYLSRSGAADATFFEEVDQAADALAAHIRAGCLALPDPQPLSLFDHVYADGSALLDEEREEMAAYLASFDSDVAPETVAR
- a CDS encoding NfeD family protein, whose product is MDAWVIWAIVAVALAIAEVLTLTFVLAMTSVGALAAAIAAAAGVPAIGQWIIFGATAVVLLVAVLPIARRHLRTPPAIRSGAARIVGTRVMSISPITTAEGGRVRINGEAWSARPDIDGYVIPAGQWVNVVKIDGATAIVHPTTEPIA